The genomic interval TAATGGGCAGGGCTGACATCTGGTGGTTGTGTGGGGGAATTATTTTATGGACAGGATTATGTGTCCTTGTACATTTGGGAATGCCTTTCACACTCATTTAACACCGAGACATGAAGTTTAGCCAAATGGGGGAAAAGAGCTACTCCATCCGGGTCTCTTATTGACAAAGTATACATTGATAATATTGGGGTTCCACGGATGTGGACTGGattaattatatttattataatcaacAGCGCTTTAACAATTATACCAGAGATGCTATTAAAGGCTTTGCAGAACAGACTGAAGCAAGCAGCCTGATGGCTTGGCAGAATAGAATTGCATTAGATATGTTATTGGCTGAAAAGGGAGAAGTATGCGTGATTATCGGGACCATGTTTGTGCTTACATCCCAAATAACACAGCTCCGGACGAATCAGTGCCCGAAGCCTCAGCTGGTTTGACCACCCTGGCTCACGGTTTGGcagaaaactctggggtggatacttctctgaCTAATTGTTTTGATAGCATGTTCGGAAAATGGGAAAAAATGTTATGATCACTCTATTATGGGCTACAgtcacctgtgtgactgtttaGTTTTATGGGGCTGTTGTCTAATTCCCTGTGTATGAGGCCTTttttccaggactctggagaaatcgatGACAATAGATGGTGAGGTGCCAGGGGATTCCAGGTTCTGACCCGCGGAGTGCTGATTGTATGTCTACAGGACAAGTGGACGAATATGGATCCTTCAGGGAATTTCTGCGGGGAATTTATGTTTGAAGAGACCATTTTTGATGTTTAGGGAGGCTAGGTTGTATCCTGTTTCAACAATAGACTGTTTTTTTAATGAAGATTGTAACGAAAATCCTGATAAGAAGAGTTATGATTCTGATGTAGGCCTGAGAAACAATTATGGCGAATGCAAGTGTTGGGTTATGTTTAGGTGATGTTTTGATGGCAAGAAATATCTTTAATAAAAATAGAATAGCTTTTTCATATTACAATATAACTACAATGTGTGATTGAATGTATAATATTTAATCAAAGGGTGGatatgttaagggaatttttatcaagatgactaattatgtatacatttcaatcaggactgactaatccgattactattatgttactatacatgtactaatcagaatactaaatgttactgtatatgtatgagttttcattcttgatcccagtactgaaaataatgtgtgtgaatgtgggcAAAAGttagaacaatgacggtctgttccttggtacaaatgaatgaacgatatctccagactgtctagaatgcttatctacactgactgaccttggctctaggcgaggagggaaggcttgagagctatagagcctttctaccagtgtcaagaagaaacggaacatttagaaaacgctgacgtcattttcagtttataacctgtggtaaaatgtgtatgaactcagtactctcttgaataaaGGCTGTTACTTGACTTTTAAGACCGGACTCTGTATAttcctataaaataagggtcttagaaattcttatgaattgacagagtgtttaattttaattgggtattaaaacagaggaattcaaTTCCTTCAACAATGCTACATCAGAATATGAGGTTGTTTATGGTGCTGAAACTCACCTCCCCAAACAAAGTCGCTGCTTTGAAATATCTAAAAGAATAAAGATTGAAGTGAATTAATATATAACAATATTCTTTAAGACAGGCTGAACTATTTCCATGTATgtactaatatattatattatagggCAATATTCTTTAAGACAGAATGTATTCAGGTATGCATTCATATATTATAACATAGGACAATATTCTTTAAGACAGGCTGCATATCCAGAGGTATGCATTCATATATTATAACATAGGACAATATTCTTTAAGacaggcagcagtattcacagGTATGTATTAATTTATTATGACACTGTCTAATATAGAACAGGGTCTGTCAACCTTAAAGTGTCTGTCCAATTAAATCTTCTACTCAGATTTAGTCAAGTAACACCTAAAACCTGAATCATTCAAACTTCATTATTGAATGTAGATACAAACTTTACCTCGATTTCAAATGTTTTCAGAAAAGTAAAGTATTTTCTTTTACCTAAATGTGATGATACTGTgagatgctagggttaggggagaGGGTATGATGTGAGATGCTACTCTGTAGTGTGCTAGGGTTAGGGAGAGGGTATGATGTGAGATGCTACTCTGTAGTGTGCTAGGGTTAGGGGAGAGGGTATGATGTGAGATGCTACTCTGTAGTGTGCTAGGGTTAGGGGAGAGGGTATGATGTGAGATGATGTTAGATATGATGTGAGATGCTACTCTGTAGTGTGCTAGCAATGCAACAGCTGCATCATTGGTAGTGTAGTCATGATCTGAATTGCTCTATTCTTGAACTATGTGCTTTATGACCCTAAATAGGAAAATCTATGATCACAAGGTTGTGCATgctctttttttatttgatttatttcacctttatttaaccaggaaagctagttgagagcaagttctcatttacaactgcaacctggccaagataaagcaaagcagtgcgacatgaacaacaacacagagttacacatggaataaacaagcataaagtcaataacacaatagaaaaaagaaagtctatataaagtgtgtgcaaatggcgtgaggaggtaaggcaataaaaagcccatagtagcgaagtaattacaatttagcagattaacactggagtgatcgatgagcagatgataatgtgcaagtagtgatactggtgggGAAAAGAGCAGaagagtaaataaaaacaatatgaggatgaggtaggtagattgggtggactatgtacagctgcagcgatcggttagctgctcagatagctgatatcTAAAGCTAGTTAgcgagatatgagtctccagctccagcgatttttgcaattcattccagtcactggcaggaaaggcagccaaaagaggtgttggctttggggatgaccagtgagatatacctgctgaagcgcgtgctactggtgggtgtttttatcgtgaccagtgagctgagataaggcggtgctttacctaggatagacttatagatgacctggagccaacgtgtctggcgacgaatatgtagcgagggccagccgactagagcatgcaggtcgcagtggtgggtggtatagggggctttggtgacaaaacggatggcactgtgatagactgcatccagcttgctgagtagagtattggaaggtattttgtagatgacatcgccgaagtcgaggatcggtaggatagtccgttttactagggtaagtttggcggcgtgagtgaaggaggctttgttgcaaaatagaatgctgattctagatttgattttggattggagatgtttgatatgtgagtctgaaaggagagtttacagtcttgccagacaactaggtatttgtagatgtccacatattgtaggtcagaacagtccagagtagtgatgctagtcgggcgggcgggtgctgGCAGTGAAAAGGAAAGCTTGGTATAAAGCACTAGACTCAACAGTCTACTATATAGGAACAACTAAACATCATACTGTCATACCACATCTGCATATCTGAGTCAAATTAATCCCTGTGATATTATGGTATAAATACAACATGAACACGCAACAATAAATATGAATAGCTAGAGAAACCTGTGTTTAGTCACTGACCTGAACACATATTACACAGGATCAGCAGAGCTAGCTAGAGAAACCTGTGTTTAGTCACTCACCTGAACACATATTACACAGGATCAGCAGAGCTAGCTAGAGAAACCTGTGTTTAGTCACTCACCTGAACACATATTACACAGGATCAGCAGAGCTAGCTAGAGAAACCTGTGTTTAGTCACTCACTTGAACACATATTACACAGGATCAGCAGAGCTAGCTAGAGAAACCTGTGTTTAGTCACTCACCTGAACATATTACACAGGATCAGCAGAGCTAGCTAGAGAAACCTGTGTTTAGTCACTCACCTGAACACATTACACAGGACTAGCAGAGTTAGCTAGAGAAACCTGTGTTTAGTCACTCACCTGAACACATATTACACAGGATCAGCAGAGCTAGCTAGAGAAACCTGTGTTTAGTCACTCACCTGAACACATTACACAGGATCAGCAGAGTTAGCTAGAGAAACCTGTGTTTAGTCACTCACCTGAACACATATTACACAGTATCAGCAGAGCTAGCTAGAGAAACCTGTGTTTAGTCACTCACCTGAACACATTACACAGGATCAGCAGAGTTAGCTAGAGAAACCTGTGTTGAGTCACTCACCTGAACACATTACACAGTATCAGCAGGGCAGGTCAACGTCCACCACgtgaaaacaaaaacaatagcAGGCCAAAGTGAACAATGTGAATACAAAACACCATGTCATATATACCGATCAACTACAAATAATGACCAGTAAGTCAACATCATTTAGGAACCGCTTGTTCCATGAAATGTGCAGTTTATCAGTAATAACATTGTTCAACATTCTTTTTTTACACTTAGCAAGATGAGTAGTTTAAGATTTGATTTTACTAACATACAACGCTAATGCCGGCCTCAGATTCAAAGATGGAAATAGATTATCTAATTTAAGTAAGCTTTCATGTTAAAGCTGCATTAggtaagattttttttaaacatttggtgAAATTGTCATCACGCATTGTCAGCTATCAGTATGTAAAATATTTTGAGAGAAGATCCAGCACCGGCCTTCAAGCCATCGCTggtccacttttcattttccatttgttttgtctttgtcctACACatcggcagggtagactagtggttagagtgtcggactagtaaccgaaaggttgcaagtttgaatccccgagctgacaaggtacaaatttgttgttctgcccctgaataggcagttaacccactgttcctaggctgtcattgattatgagaatttgttcttaactgacttgcctcgtaaaATAAAGGTATATTTAAAATTACATTAAACATCAggtttcaatcccccaattacttgttcattatttaactcTCCTTTCCCAGTAGTATGTTTATATGTAGTAACGTCCGTTAATGTGGGCTCTCTTTATTGTATCGCATTTGTATATTTTGAGTAAAGTACCTTaatttactcatatctgctgtcctgcgcaaTACTCccctacaccagctacacacagaccgtATTACACTGCCCCTCGCTCTGCAATCACTCTGAAAAAGTGTTCCATCCAATCGTGTCCCTACTAGAGATGTACCTAATGTGCACAAATATTTCGATTTAAACAGATACATGTATGTGATGAATTACATCAACTTCATTATTTGGGATTCATTAACAGTTATGTCTGCAAGTGAGAGAGTTGAGTCCCTCCCCTCCTGTTCAGCTGCGGCAGGGTCTATCTCTGACACCAGAGGAGCAGATGTTGGAGACAGAtaaatgtttgtttgttggtaACATGCCTGTTTATGCATTCACTATACATTATGGAAAATAAAGTTGGTTAAGTGACTGAACAAACAAAGCCTGTTATTTGCCCGAGATAGCAACAGTCACCTACTTTGAACATTTCAGAACTCAACGCTAGATGTGTCAATCAGTGTATTCAAGGTTAAGAGACAGCTTGATGTAAAGCACTACATCCAACAGTCTACTCACCTCacattaaatcaaattaaatcaaatcaaatttatttatatagcccttcgtacatcagctgatatctcaaagtgctgtacagaaacccagcctaaaaccccaaacagcaagcaatgcaggtgtaaattaaacatcatactaacatcatacTTTTGAATTCAAAACAGTATAATAGGAGGCCAATGTCAACCATGTGAAAACAAGGCAATTGTAAACATGTTGTCCCCCACGAATAATGCAATACCCCCCTAGTTATTTGACGATGGCCCCGGAGGGGagggctgccgtcttatcggctTTCAAAACACCatgctgttttgtttgtttttacattatGTTGCTGCtcttatttgttattattatctcttactttcttttttttacatattttcttacaactgcactgttggttaagggcgcgtgagtaagaatttcactataaggtctactacacctgttgtatcggCGCatctgacaaataacatttgatttatctTGTTCTTTAAATTCCTTTTGATGCTTTGAATATCTGAATCAGATCTCCTTTGAGTTGGAGGTTTCTTAAATTAATCTGTACAAATTTGTATTTCAGGTTACGTGACGCACACTCAAACTCAACATGGCAACCAGACTGAAAACAATCGGTGGTGGAGGAGGCATGCCATTTGAATTCCACGGTATGAAAAACGGTGCCACCCTCAAGAAGATTGGAGTGACGGTGGAAGGCTGGCAGGTGAAAGCTGTGTGGGCGGAGCTTACCGATGGGCGCGTTGCGACCTTCGGAGAAGCGAAAACTTTCATTTAGTTTGAGTTTGACCTCGGCGAGCGCATCACCAAGCTGTCTCTGTGGGGCAACGGCGCTGGCACACGTCTGGGTGCCATCAAGTTCACGACGAGTAACAAATGAGAGTTCTTTGAAAAAATGACCAGCTGgggactgaagactgactacacCATAGATGTAGGGTCTTGAATCTGCCTGGGGCTGCAGGGCAGGTCTGGCTCGGACATCGACTGCATGGGCTTCGTCTTCATCAACGCTGTCAAGTCGACCGTGCTGAATGACATGAAGTATCCCACCCTGTCCCTCTTCAAACCCCAGGTGAGCTCTTTTATAGATGTGTGTAGACGACTCAGGAAAATTCTACCGATAACATTAAGGGGCTGTCCACTTTAAAACATGTAATCCAATATGGGGGTCGACATTCATCAGGCATCTCATTTCtaggacagtcacacacacatacagacacatcaGTTTTTATTGTTGGCTGTCTAAAAATCAATTGATCAGTTCCTCATTATTGATTAGTTCCTAAATTTTCTTTGTCTTGTCTGAACAATTTTTatcttgtgtctgtgtgtgtgttgattttaGGTGACCCCAGAATATGTGAAATCCATTTCTCACCACAACGACACCTCCTTGGTTCAAGAAGAATCTGCTACATACAGCAAAACCGTGACCAAGACTTCCTCCTGGTCCATCAGCAACAAGATAGAGTCCACCTTGGAAGTGACTGTCAAAGCGGGGATCCCGAATCTAGTCGAGCTGTCATCAGGGTTCAGCTTGGCTGTGGGAGTGGAGCAATCCTCCAGCCTGGAGAAGTCAGAGTCCATAACAGAATCGGATACCATCAACGTGAAGATCCCACCAGGGAAGACCATGGATGTTGAGATCACAGTGGGGAAAGCAAATATCGACCTGGACTACGGGGCCAAAGTGAAAATCACCTGCATGAATGGCAGTCAGCTGGTCTTCCCATCCAAAGGCATCTACACTGACTTACACTTCAGCGAGGGTATCCACaaaggagagatgagacaagTGTGTGACATCCTGAATAATAAGCTCAGTGATAGAATGTGACACAATTACTAATTATTTGTGTGCCTTCTCTGTTATTATGATCTTCTTTGAGTAATTATAATTGAACCATGTTGCCTcagctctttctttctgtctcagcAGAGGGTATAACAACAGGTGGGTCATTCCTACAATCCGGTGCCTTTTGTGTGAATTATTGAGCAACATTCACTACGAAATATTTTCTTACATGCTTAGACCCCATTTACCATAAAAAATAATGTTATGTAACTGTAATACATTTCATTTGTCTTGTGTGTCAGTAACCTTTCGCCATATCCCCAGTTAAAGTTTATTCAACTTCCATTGGATATACTATTCATAAAACTCACAAATATTGTAATTATCATTAGATTGAGTTGTTTCTCTTTCTAACTCATTTTTAATCATGATTCATTCATTATTTAATATAAGAATCATCTAATATGTTTGTTAGTACACATGCAGTCACTCTCACACGCACATCGTTTTTTTCTCTggctgcacatttaacatgctggttgaaatgaagtaaaatggatttaagttatCCTGCATTGAAGTCCTCGGCCActtggagcgccgcctctggatgagtgttttcctgtttgcttatggccctatacagctcattgagtgcggtgtTAGTTctagcatcggtttgtggtggtaaatagacagctactaAGAATATTGACTAAAAACTATCTTCGGCCTGACAGTAGAGAAAATAGATGATCATTATAAGAGGGTAAAGGTAAAAGGCTATATTTCACATACTTCCTACACATTACAGAGCAAATAAGTTTTTTCGTACATTGACAGTTCACCTACGGAAGTAATTTGGCAGGACATTAATCTTATTGCATAGAAttgttcatttgatttgatttgattttgatttgatctgtgTGCTTTTTCTCAGAGGAGGTCAAATGATAGTACTGTAGTGGCCGACTCCCTGCTGACCTAAAACAAAGAACCCTTTCATTTAGAGTATGTTGCGTAGTTGCTTTGGTTTTACATCAATTATTCATTCGTAGTGTTTCTACTTAGTGGATGTAGCCAGATGACCACTGGATGGTGTTGTCACACTTCATAGACCTTTCATAGCCCATAATATGTGTAGCCTATTTGTCTGTAGGTTATATCCTCATGTAGCTGCatttaaatgacattttattcATGCTTTTCCTTTCATCTATGTTTCATTGAAAATCATGGTCACAGAGCTGATCTCTAATGTTAACAAGGTCCAATGAGTCACTGATTAAAACCGTTTACAGTGGAAGACCTTTGATAATTGTAGCAAAGTTCTCTGCTATTTCTATTGTTGTTCAACCgtgaaaaggaaaataaatgtatGCCGATAAATTTAGTTTAGTTTTGCGCCAAACCTTTTGTTTACAGCTCTACTCTTAACATTCATGCATCTGTTAATTAAAAGTATAAATACAAAGTGGTCATATGTTAATTCATCAATAAGTTAAGCTAAAACTAAATACTAACTTTGTCCTTGTAATTAGTGGGGTACTTCATGTTTCTCGTTTGGAGATGTTGACAGGCACATGGAGGTGAGGTTGAGAGCTCCATATTTTAACTGTGTGGTGTTTCACGCCAACCTGTTGATTGTCCCGGGGGGACATTGAAATGTGAATTGGTACATTCCATGGTGATGTGCATCTTCATCTTCTTCTATGGTATAATGGCGTTCGCAAAACAGTTGGATGTACATTCTACCACCAGAGGTGGATAATAATGACCCCAAAAAGGAAATATTTATAATAATCATACAAATgatcaaaaaatgtattttaactaAACAAAATCATCCCGCTTTctgtataaaaaaaacacaaattctaATCAGGTTGCTACACAGCCTCAGAAAGCCTCCTGCGAGGGTGAGAGATTTCATAGCGACAATAGTCCTTGCAGTGCTTCTGCAGTCTTGGAGCCCCAAAAACTTCTCGGCTGCAGATATAATGATGTCCAGATTATTGGACTTCATGGACATTTGTGCTGTACAATTGATCACTGTGGCTATAAATGCTACAAAGTCCACCTTCACATTGAGGGTATCCAAATCACTTAATTGACTTAAAACATTAGCAACTGGTTGCCCTGCCTCCACTGCCATACCTTCAACACTGTGGCATCTTGCCCTTCCACTCTCTTCACCGCCTCCACATAGGAGATTTACTGTACAGCCCTGATCCAGGGCACTCAAGTAAGTCCTGAGTATGATCCCCACCACAGTTGCAACATTTTCAATACCATACTTCTCCCGTCTGCAAACATTTTGACACGTGACCATATATTTTACAGCTCCCACACTGTAATGGTTTCTACAAAAATGCTCTCACCGCATATGTCACATTTCCAAGTTTCACATATTCAGGTAGGGTCTCCTCAAACAACAATAATATTGATAGACTTTTCTCCTTCCTTCCAATTACCATACGGGTCAGGTGACGTGTACTGACCACTCCTTTCTGACTAAGGTACTCATCTATCCAAGGAGACTCCAGCTATAACTCATTTTGCAGGCGCCCTACTCCGAAGACAAATACAGGTTACTACTGACGTGGACAATTTAGCCAGATCCAGTGTACGTTAATTCTGTTCTTCATCGACACAATTAACCAAAACAAGGCCGCTTCTAGTCACCTTTATTGAAATCCACCTTCCCCACTGCTTGGATTTCCCAAATGAACCTCCTTGTCCAAAAAAATGCATTATTGGACCAGTCCATGTCTTCTACCACAACTTTTTGCTCGTTTTGTTCCATTCTTTGATATCTCTATTTTCCATTCATTGTCACACACTTCACTTGCTGCACTTTCAGATTCAAGAAAAAATTCCATGGACGCTGCCATTTTGGAACTGTCATCCATCTCCTGTTTACAATCTCACTGACTTATCAAGCCGTTCCCTGCAATGTTAGCACACTCATTCTGGTGAAATGCATTATGGGTCAAATGTATTTTATCCCTTTGTTTTAGGTCAGCAGGGAGTCGGCTACTACAGTACTATCATTTGACCTCTCTGAGAAAAAGCACACAGATTAACAATTCTATGCAATAAGATTGATATCCAGGggaacttaaatccattttacctaatttctatcagcatgttaaatgtgcaaccagaggaaaaaactcTTTGCGTGTGAGTGACTGCATGTGTGCTAACAGACACATTAGATGATTCTTATATTAAATAATGACTTAATCATGATTAACAATTAGTTAGAAAGAGAACAACTCGATGTATTGTTCATCAAAATATTGGAATGATAATTACAATATTTGTGAATATTATGAATAGTATATCTAATGGAAGATGAATCAACTTAACTGGGGATAGGGCGAAAGCTTACTGACACACCAGACAAATGGTTTATTACAACTTTAATTAATTATAGTTACATAACATTGTTTTTTATGGTAAATGGGCATCTAACCATATAAGAAAACATTTTTTAGTGAATGTTGTTCAATAATTCACACAAAACATGTGTTAAAATGTCATTGGACACAACAGGCAACAGATTGTAGGAATGATCCACCTGTTGTTATACCCTCTGCTGAGACAGAAATAAAGAGCTGAGTCAACTGGGTTCAATCAGAATCACTCAAAGAAGATCATAATAACAGAAAAGGCACACATAGATTTAGTAATGGTGTCACATTCAATCACTGTGCATACTATTCATGATGTCATACActtgtctcatctctcctttGTGGATACCCTCGCTGAAGTGTAAGTCACACCGGTGTAGATGCCATTGGATGGGAAGACCAGCTGACTGCCGTTCATGCAGGTGACTTTCACTGTGGCTCTGTAGTCGAGGTCTATATTTGCTTTCCCCACTGTGATCTCAACATCCATGGTCTTCCCTGGTGGGATCTTCACGTTGATGGTATCCGATTCTGTTATGGTCTCTGTCTTCTGCAGGCTGGTGGATTGCTGCACTCCCACGGTCAAGCTGAACCCTGATGACACCTCGACCAGATCTGGGATCCCTGCTTTGACCGACACATTCAAGGTGGATTCTATCTTGTTGCTGACGGACCAGGAGGAAGTCTTGGTCAGGGTCTTGCTGTATGTAATGGACTCTTCTTGAACCAATGAGGTGTCATTGTGGTGAGAAACGGATTTCACATATTCTGGGGTCACCTAaaatcaaaacacacacaaagatacaaATTGTTCAGGAAAGAAAAAGACAATTTAAGAACTAATCAtcagtgttacgttccccagtttctgtgttgtgtttatgttgtatgtttgtgtttcaggatggcttcctaaaattcccccaagcagctgattggtcggcccatTGCTATttggagctgaccccgccctCTCGTCAGAGGATACCGCTGTCTGTAATTACAGACTCCTTCTTCAGCTAtataagccagtgttctgttgctTAGAAAGAGATGATTtgtgtgtcctgtgttggttgttgctgagaGAGAGCTGATTTGTATgccctgtgttggttgttgctgagaGAGAGCTGATTTGTATGCCCTGTGTTGGTTCTTGCTGAGAGAGAGCTGATTTGTATgccctgtgttggttgttgctgagaGAGAGCTGATTTGTATGCCCTGTGTTGGTCAATATGATGCAGTTTTTTTGATTATTGACATTGTTTGTGttgttctgtttcatttgttcccaggggggaaagggaaggcacctagggagaaCTTAGGCAAGAagcctgcgggcatacataaaCCGTTGTATtcactgtctatgcacactaggtaagaccagggtggaccaccccctgtattttggttagcgcaccaggtggtgctaagttaggttagtgggtaggcaggtaaggtaggagagggggctttgatatttactttctttgctttggttccgttcAGCCCCTTTTTCCCAAAAATTACCGTGTGACGGAATAAATCCCCAGTAAACGGTAAATTTTCtgcctttgtcatccttacttgcacctacagtccacgGGGAGTTGTGTTGTAGCATGGTTTTGATGGTTTTGATCAATTGATTTTTAGAAAGTAAgccaaaaataatatttaatgtgtctgtatgtgtgtgactgtgctaTAAATGAGATGCCTGATGAATGTCGACCCCCATATTGGATTATATGTTTTAAAGTGGACAGCCCCCTTAATGTGAGAGCGTCGGTAGAGTTTTCCTGAGCTGTCTACACACACCTGGGGTTTGAAGAGGGACAGGGTGGGATACTCCATGTCGGTCAGCACGGACGACTTGATGGTGTTGATGAAGAGGAAGCCCATGCCGTCGATGTCCGAGCCACACCTGCCCTCCAGTCCCAGGCAGATTCCAGACCCCACATCTATGGTGTACTCTGTCTTCAGTGGCCAGCTGGTCATTTTTTCAAAGAACTCCCGGTTCTTACTCGTCTTGAACTTGATGGCACCTAGACGTGTGCCGGCGCCGTTACCCCACAGTGACAGCTTGG from Oncorhynchus tshawytscha isolate Ot180627B linkage group LG22, Otsh_v2.0, whole genome shotgun sequence carries:
- the LOC112248028 gene encoding aerolysin-like protein isoform X2; protein product: MATTLHLIGGGGGSSFEFHGMNNGATLKKIGVAVEGWQVKAVRAELTDGRVQTFGNSHTFSEFEFDLGERITKLSLWGNGAGTRLGAIKFKTSKNREFFEKMTSWPLKTEYTIDVGSGICLGLEGRCGSDIDGMGFLFINTIKSSVLTDMEYPTLSLFKPQVTPEYVKSVSHHNDTSLVQEESITYSKTLTKTSSWSVSNKIESTLNVSVKAGIPDLVEVSSGFSLTVGVQQSTSLQKTETITESDTINVKIPPGKTMDVEITVGKANIDLDYRATVKVTCMNGSQLVFPSNGIYTGVTYTSARVSTKER
- the LOC112248028 gene encoding aerolysin-like protein isoform X1, which codes for MNKTTEKGYVTHTQTLNMATTLHLIGGGGGSSFEFHGMNNGATLKKIGVAVEGWQVKAVRAELTDGRVQTFGNSHTFSEFEFDLGERITKLSLWGNGAGTRLGAIKFKTSKNREFFEKMTSWPLKTEYTIDVGSGICLGLEGRCGSDIDGMGFLFINTIKSSVLTDMEYPTLSLFKPQVTPEYVKSVSHHNDTSLVQEESITYSKTLTKTSSWSVSNKIESTLNVSVKAGIPDLVEVSSGFSLTVGVQQSTSLQKTETITESDTINVKIPPGKTMDVEITVGKANIDLDYRATVKVTCMNGSQLVFPSNGIYTGVTYTSARVSTKER